In the genome of Kluyveromyces marxianus DMKU3-1042 DNA, complete genome, chromosome 1, one region contains:
- the SER1 gene encoding O-phospho-L-serine:2-oxoglutarate transaminase, giving the protein MDRPQSNYFGAGPAQLPLPVLQQAAKDLINFQNEGLGIGEISHRSKKAKNVITDTKAHLKELFGVPDTHEVFFLQGGGTTGFSSVAANMSAAYLGKTGKVGTAAYLVTGSWSEKSAQECERLGVPTEVIFNVKKETGKYTTIPDVSTWASKLDAEKHSYVYFCENETVHGVEWPAQLPAELVNSKIPIVADLSSDVLSRKIDISNYSLILAGAQKNIGLAGLTIYIIKKDLLDDMSKVSPAQLREHQLPVAPIATDYPTVVKNDSAYNTIPIFTLHIIDLVLKGLMEKGGLAKQQEENEEKARILYTALDKFPDFYNLPVDKKYRSKMNVVFTLKKDGLEDKFIEEAASLNLTGLKGHRSVGGFRASLYNAVELSSVKLLAEFVTKFAEDNQ; this is encoded by the coding sequence ATGGATAGACCACAATCAAACTATTTCGGTGCAGGCCCAGCACAATTGCCCTTGCCAGTGTTGCAACAAGCAGCCAAGGACTTGATCAACTTTCAAAATGAAGGATTGGGTATTGGTGAAATCTCGCATCGTTCTAAGAAGGCCAAAAATGTGATTACTGATACAAAGGCCCATCTCAAAGAGTTATTTGGGGTGCCGGATACGCACGAGGTGTTTTTCCTACAAGGTGGTGGTACTACcggtttttcttctgtagCTGCAAACATGAGTGCAGCATACTTGGGAAAGACTGGTAAGGTTGGTACTGCAGCATATTTGGTGACTGGTTCTTGGTCTGAAAAGTCCGCTCAAGAATGTGAAAGGCTCGGCGTACCAACTGAGGTCATTTTCAatgtgaagaaggaaactGGTAAATATACCACGATTCCAGACGTCTCAACTTGGGCTAGCAAGTTGGATGCAGAAAAGCATTCCTATGTTTACTTTTGTGAGAACGAAACCGTTCACGGTGTAGAATGGCCAGCTCAGTTGCCAGCTGAATTGGTGAACTCTAAGATTCCAATTGTAGCAGATTTGTCTTCTGATGTCTTATCTCGTAAGATTGACATCTCTAACTACTCTTTGATTTTAGCAGGTGCTCAAAAGAATATTGGTCTGGCTGGATTAACGATATAcatcatcaagaaagaCTTACTAGATGACATGTCTAAAGTTTCCCCTGCACAGTTGAGAGAACATCAATTGCCTGTCGCACCTATTGCTACTGATTATCCAACGGTTGTGAAAAACGACTCGGCATATAACACTATTCCAATCTTTACTCTACATATTATTGACTTGGTTTTGAAGGGATTGATGGAAAAGGGTGGTCTTGCTAAAcagcaagaagaaaatgaagaaaaggctAGGATCTTATACACAGCATTGGATAAGTTCCCTGACTTTTATAACTTGCCCGTGGATAAAAAGTACAGATCAAAGATGAACGTAGTATTCACGTTAAAGAAGGATGGTCTAGAAGATAAGTTCATAGAAGAAGCCGCTAGTCTGAACCTAACTGGTCTAAAGGGCCATAGATCCGTCGGTGGTTTCAGAGCATCTCTTTACAATGCAGTGGAACTTTCCAGCGTGAAACTTTTGGCTGAATTTGTCACAAAGTTTGCAGAAGATAACCAATAA